ATGGAACTAGCAAACACATTACACAGCTGAACCAGTCTCTGCTGGTGGGGTCATAGATAATTAAGAGATACAGTTAGTATCATTTGTAAATGTGCTATGATTTGTCAATTTAGTGGTAGACATTTTACTGTACAGTCTGATAAATTCAAGAGTTGGTTTGAACTAAAATCTTCCCTCATTTGTTTGAACTCCTAGAAAAAAATCTTGCTTATCTTGTTTTCTCTGACTTTACTTAAATTTACATAACTACAGTAGGACCTCAAACTCATTTAGTAAGAAGTATGTATATTAAACAGCTAagaatatatggaagtcatatatttgacCTGTGGATAAAGACATggatgaaagtgatcctcgcagtaatgtacactacttgagcagtagtgaaaataaggcctgaaaaaaaattcaggcctgtactgcactggtatcgcagaagtcatgggttcatatcccgtacaggcctgaatttctttcaggccttattttcactacggCTCAAGTAGTGTACattactgcaaggatcactttcattcaagtATGTATATTGTTGGGAAAACACATGCTTATTTGTAGATGCTACAAGTTGATGTACATGTTTATACATTATTTCTTGAGAGAACTACTGAGAATCACAAATCGTTTCTCACAATCTTACTTCATATCAAAttcttcccctcccctcccctatCCCTGATATCCTTTGGACAAAAAGTATCAATGTTATTGTCAAAGATAATGCCAATAATGACTTTAATTTAGAACAACTACCTTGATTCATGTTGTTGTCTTTCCCAGTGAGGGGTGTAAGGagtattatttttcatgaaaaaaaggaagcagAACAATTCTGGTATTTGTGGTCAAATAATATAGAGTTGACTGAGGggtattatttttaattattacaaaataagaaagaatcaaaacttCTTAGGACGCAAATTTGTTTCATCCAAGAGACTATCACATAGAAGTAGTGATGTGTGAAACAATGTCTAGTGGATattaatcttttaaaaaaaaagtccttgCCGTTGATAGTAACTAATGaggaattaaaaattatttgcggTAGCTTGGTGAACATGTTATAACTCACTGTTTTTAAGAATAGCTCATCTACTCCAGACATCTTGTTTTGTGGGGATAACCTGGTTAAAATGATTGATGAGAGTTGTGTCTCATTCAAAGTTGACAGTGtggaaaaactttgtttttagaTTGTCACTTGCTATGGTGCATTGGTCAATTTTTAATGAAGGGTGGGTACAAGCCACTAAATTAGATGAAGCTTCCCAGTAATAGTGTGTGCTGGATGTATTAGCCCTCAGTTCATGGGAATTACCTAGTAATagttatcaaaacaaagtttatgCTAAGGGTAGTGCTAAGGTAACAGCTGGTTTTGCTACATTTTGAGTTTGCTATATATGAGTCTGCTACATCAGTAAACCTAGTAAACCAGTGTTAATCAAATGTAAGTTGTCAAACTAGTTGGTATAATTGAAAAATCTGGGAAATGGTCTGGCATTTATTACACAAAGGGCTTTCCCTTGATAAAGTTTTTAATGCATCTGTTGCCTTCACTGAAAGTACACTTTTTAAGAAGTGATCAAGAGACACTGTTCTTGACAAGCCTCAATACAGGTTACTGCTGACAAAGATTTATCACAACAAACTCAACTCAATATATAGTCAGTTATGATTATtactttgtattttattttcattctttcctaCGAAGCTTTCTACAAGATTAGACAAGTTACTTTGATTTATGAAACTATTacaaaactgaatattttgcaATTATAACACAAATTGCTTACCTACATACCAACAGTCCAAGTTAagttttcttgaattttaccTCCATTTTGTGAATAACCTCAGTGATTTCCTCAGATCTTTCCATTTCCACATGGTTCACCTATCTAGAACTAGTCTAAGGATTTCACTTCAAAAAGTGTTCTATTGCTTAAGCAGAAACCCTTGCATAACTCTTCAGTTCCAACATAATGTTGGTGGAAAACTGAATTTGTCTCCAATCATTGTGGCTTAAAAGAACCTGTTTCTAACTGACAAGTTCAACAATCTTGGTATGCAATCTTTAGAAGCCTCCTCCTAGCTGAGTAAAtaacataatttatttcttttaataatcCTTTCACCTCCAAGATTTCTATATGCCACACTGTTTGCATTGTTTTCAGTTGTTGAATCAaccattataaaataattcaaatggtacgtgtgctctgattggccataaaaccattttacatgaacgtatgtaaacacggttttcatactgaatcttctcgcggagttctccctgctatttatttagcagtaactcagtttctttaagtttgttttgagtacagtaatggaagaagatttaccaaatttttctttggagtttaattttcccagtattcaagaaacggccgaaaagccaaatgaacaacaaaaacaagcacgtcgctttccttcgttgcaagaagaggctctttcattagttattttataaaagaaatgtaaaatggtttccgtgtttacatagcctgatgtaaacacgcgggaggttgggagaacactaaCCTCccgcatgtttacatcaggccatgtaaacacggaaaccattttacatttcttcaatattgcTTAGTGGATGTTTTCTTGTCACAATTCTCCCTTATAATGCACTGATATGGTGGGAAGAAATTACATACTGGTCACCCtggtagtgaaagggttaaatttggTGATGATTGTGTGAACTTcaaatgaatttcttttgttcattCCTTATCAATTTGatcttttcatttgatttgcaAAAGATGGACTCAAACTTAGTTCTGAAGCTCTAGTAGTCCCATAATAACTTCACATTCTGCTTCATCTGCATGCAATACTGGCTTGGATCTTTATTTCTGACAGAGATATTTCACTTATGTCACTTGATACACTGTGTGGATGGTTGTGCATGCACTGGAGTTGTGAACACATCTGGGTCAGTTAACTTCAAGTTTCATTGTGTGTCCTTTGAAGTTTAGTCCACTTCTACGTCAGTTATTTTCACTGCCTATCACACATCGACATGAAAGCATTCTCTCTCAAATTTTTCAAGGGGTTCTCGAGGTCCATTTGTGTCCCATCTGAGTGCACATAGTTGAGTATATATTGTACTAAAACGTGGTCTACTTGGAGGCAATATATCCCAGcattctttcattaaaaaaaagattctggCAGGACAGTCTGCAGGGCATGGTAACAACACATGTTCTCTAATATGGTCCATGACCTCTTCATCTGAGCATCCTTCATGAGGCCTGgaaccaaaagaaaatatctcCCAGAGGACCACACCAAAGGACCATATATCTGTCTCTACAGTGAACCTGTAATTCAATACCCCTTCTGGAGCCATCCAGCGTATGGGCATAGGAGGTCTATTTGGAACACGACAATAGTCATCGGAAAAAGGGTTCCGCGATAAAGCCATGTCTGTAATTTTGACAGTCATACGAGGCCCCACCATACAGTTGCGAGCTGCTAAATCTCCATGGATGTAATTATGTTGGGATACGTAATTCATTCCAGCAGCAATTTGAATAGCAATCTGCAGTTGATCATAATAATTAAGAGGTTCAGGATCTTCGTCATCATCCACAGCTCCCTCTAGAGGCGAGTTCTCCACCAGGTAGTCATGTAATGTGCCATACTCTATGCACTCATACAGTATACATGTGGGAGGCCCATTGTAACACATTCCCACAATGCTGATAACATTTGGATGACTAAATTTTGACCAAGTCTCTGCTTGGCGCAAGAAGGTTTCCCGGTTCCTTGCAGATGAGCTGTTTCGGAGTACTTTTGCTAAGATAGCTCTTGTCTGGATTCCTTCAACCTTCTCCAAAACTTCACCTTTGTACAGTTTGCCAAATTCTCCTTCACCTACATCTTTTATGAATCTTACAGTCTCTCTACGCATCTCTTtgatctgaaacaaaaaatggagaaaataaaaCCAAGTTTGCTATTTTCTTACTATTATAGCAAACTCTTGATCTTGAGCATCTTGGAGACTTTTTTGAAGTGATTTTAATGACACACAATTCCTTGTTTTCACATTTCATTTGTGGAACAAGGAGAACTGATTTGCTATGACAGTCATTCATTGCATCAAAAATTGTTATCCCCTCACCACAATTTGCACAGAACATACCTTTGGATATGATGATTTGCCCACAACAGGTACAAGTGGAGTGGCAGCTGTCTGAGCAGCTTGGTAGATGATCTGCTTATGATATCTCCAGCAAATGAAGATCACCACTAACGAAAAGATGATGGCAAACAACAGACATGGAATAACAGTGTACAAGATGCTTACAATCTGTATAGATGGTGGAGTAGTGGATGTTTTATCTGAAAGAACAAGTTAATCATTATGAGGACTTAGAAGTTCATGTATTTCACACCACTTCATCTTGCACTTagtagaagaaaaaattatcagaaacaacctcccttaaccctttcactaccatgagtgaccaagacagaatttctccttacaatatcaagcaataacaaccagataagtgatgagaaaaaagaaaaataacaatttggggataattagttgatccagtactaaattctctaaactgacattataggaattgtatggttgacagtaaggagagttataaatttgatctgggagttacagggttaactctttcactcccaaaagtGACCAGGAAAGAATTCCTCCcaacattatcaatacaatatcaagtggaAGTGTGATGAGAATTATGAAAATTACCATTTACaggattagttgatccaatatcaaactccccaaaataacaacataataaCTATAGGCTGACagtcaggagaattactaatgagatcttgagagtgaaagggttaaccctttacacctctAAATCAGTATCCATACTCTCTGTACTCTTCTTCATACATTCTGTTTGGTACTGACAAGCtcatattgttattgttattattgcatATGACACATCTCGGCCCATCTCCCGTCTGTTTATCAGGAGTCTACCACACTATTAACAAGAACACACCTCCACTATACCACTTTTAACCCGTTTACTCCCCAAAGTGATTGATATGTattttctccctacaatatccatccattatccagcaaataagttatgagaatattGAAACTTATAAGGTTGAAGTTATCTTTATCTAGCACCAAGCTCTCAGtactaattttcaaggaaatgtgtatgAGCTAGtggagaaaattaacaatcagatcttgggaggtaagGGTTATTTAACATCCATTCAAgattcaaaaaaagaaaaaaaaaaatacaagctTACCACAACTTGGAATATCACAGTAATCAAACTTAAAGTCAACATCAGTAGTAAAACACCATGGTTTCTCCTTTTTCCCTCCAGGATTTCGACAAAAGTTGTGTCCTCCTGCAAGCTCAGGGTATTCTGTTGGCGACAAAATGTGATGATGAGGTTTGGTAGCATTCCAGTGCTGACATTTCAGGCCTTTTTCTGTAACACTAACATTTGCACGGAAATCTTCTCCTCTGTCTTTATAGCATGCATTCATTGGTGTAGCTGAAACCAAGACCAAACAAATATTAATACTACTGAGATTTCATTTAATTAAAACACTACTCTCCTATGGTATCATGTTTTACTACAAGCTTTGTAATGCTGAGCTCAGTGTGGTTGTGTTTCCTTACTTTATTCATTACATcttgaccaagacagaatttctccttacaatatcaatacaatatcaaccagataagtgttgagaatatagaaaaatatcaatttgggtataattagttgatcaaattATAAGATTGTAtagttgatagtaaggagaatccCAAATTTGATCcaggacttaaagggttaagaaatgaaacaaaaaccaattGAGCAAGTCTTACTACAGCAAGAAATATCTTACTGTGGTAAGAAAAACAGTAGATAAAACAGGAGAGAATTGTCTTTTTTATAGGCCATTTAAGCAATTGACAATGCTGACTTTCACgaaattttatttcctagtTGATCAAAACAGCAGTCCACAGGTGAATTAGTGTAGTGTATGCACctacacaaacaaaatttcttcaGTAAACACttaattcataaattttgatttatttcattttcacctGTGTACTTCTTTTCATGTGAATGTCCAACCTAAAAATCTCATGTAATAGTGACTTTGTGCAAAACTTATTGTAAACAACACAAACAATTAGATAAAGCTTTAGTACCTGTTTGACAAATTATCATAACATGTACTCTTTCCTTAGTAGTTTTCAGCTATGATTATCATGATTTTGTTGTTCAAGTTCCTTAATTGAGTTAAACCACAAGATTTACTCCCAAAGGTTAATATAATTACAGTAtgaaggaagaggaagaaataACAATCTCTGATACTAACCGTTCTTTCCTACCACTGGCTTTGTATTTCTCTGAGCATTGCCCTTCAATTTAGATATACAGTTCTTTCCCTGCTTTGAATCTTTATGAGGCAATGTTGAACATTCTGGAAGAAGGACTCCCTGTAGCGATGCTTTTCTAGCCTCCAAGTACTCATTTTTACAAATATCAGTGCGCAAAAATTCACATTTTTCATAACAAATATGACGAGGAGTTGGAACAGAAGAGGTCTTGTCACAGCTGGGAAAATTGAAATGGCACAGTAAAGGTTGTACAAATGGCCTACACTGCTTGCTGATCTTTTTATAATCCTGTATTCTGCTGTAAGCAATgctgatttttttctcaatgtttTCTAGTTTTTCATAACTTCTGACAAAGATGGGCTGTCCTTTCAATagtttttcacaaattgtgCCATTGTAGATGACGCAGGAACCATTTTCTGGAAGAGATGGAAGTGGATCTATATCCCTAGgggtgaaacaaaaaaaattgtttgaaagagTAAAACACAACTTGTAAAAGAGAAGTCTGTGCCTTTGAATTTATGGTCCACAATTTCACCAACTGAGATGCTAACAATTGAAAGCAAATCACTGATAACTCTATTAGTTGCATCTGAATTCTTTCTATCAAGAAGTTGACTTCAAAGGAAATTCCTCTTACAAATTAAACATGCAAATGCTCTAAAAGGGTAAAAACTAGATCCCAGATCTTGGTAGTGAAATGGTTAACATCCACTTACAAACCACCAGATGTTGGCTTGTCCTGTCCCTCGTCTCGTGTGCTGTATCCAGGATTAGCTTGCTGTGGGTGTTCGGTAGCTAAAACAGAACATTTGACTGAGAATAAGTGGAAAACATACAGTAAAACACAAGGCACTGCTCAAATTACAGGATTGCCAAAATTAatgcctttaaccctttaaaccctgagagtgattagcatcaaatttcttccaacaatatcatccctgaatcacacattaaggttatgagaataaaggaaatgatcaacagcAAGAtaagcttttgattggtcaacaaattctccttatcagcaccttaggaaatgtataaagagtagtatggagaatacgcatactgattttagggtgtaaagggttaatgaattCTCACCACCAGGGGTTTAACCTGTTACATCCAAACATCAGTATCTTTATTCCCTATTCTCTTTTCCAAATATCATCTTTGGCACAATAATAATCAAAGCTGCTTAGGTTGGTAATTgtctcttttattctcatgaacttaattaatgattcagcagtattactgttaGGAGGAAGTAGATACCAGTCACTCTGTGGGTTTAAAGGTTAGTGATTATCAATTGCCTGCAACTAGTTCTACGACCCCTTGCCTCATCTTTGTAAGGTTTGAAAGGCAAATTTTGTGGAAACAGTCACCCATTCCACCATTGGTAGCCACTTTTGGAACGAGCTGTTGAAACCCCCTTGCAAACTTGTGGACTGACATCTAATGACAAGTGTTGATTTTGAATCAAAATGGTaaccccctcctccctcctctcTTGAGTGCCTCTCAGCAATTAGGAATGTTAGGAATAACAACCTTAACAGCATGTTTGGATATGAATGTGGTAATTAAATTTTACTCACTCTGTGGAATTAAAAATATGGATTTTGTGTAACAATATTACTTTGAAAGCAATTGTGTACATGTACCTTGAGTAGTGGAAGCAAGAGGAGCAGAAGATGAAGGTTTGTTTTCTAAAGGTGAAAGATGAAATTCTGTCAAAAACATAACCTCACAAATACACTTTACGAGAACACTTAATATGTAAAGTATTAATGAAACAGCTACATATgtcatgatttcaattttttttatttttttttccagaactgAAAAGTTACTAATTGTAACaagtgtaattaacaaaattaagTAACATTTAA
This is a stretch of genomic DNA from Pocillopora verrucosa isolate sample1 chromosome 12, ASM3666991v2, whole genome shotgun sequence. It encodes these proteins:
- the LOC131783398 gene encoding inactive tyrosine-protein kinase transmembrane receptor ROR1-like isoform X2; translation: MRFPASKYLFWGFCLWILSGNFLSGFQHKRSLDSSSSHLSNDTRSCSDCKAPEFDKPLQNRTVVRGKKVLLKCYASGNPKPEVTWYRNGKAIRNKSGPFSIIERNGSFRLKIRMVELSDAGWYICVANNSFGRAQTQAYLTVNNVNPKSTPHKPTLENKPSSSAPLASTTQATEHPQQANPGYSTRDEGQDKPTSGGLDIDPLPSLPENGSCVIYNGTICEKLLKGQPIFVRSYEKLENIEKKISIAYSRIQDYKKISKQCRPFVQPLLCHFNFPSCDKTSSVPTPRHICYEKCEFLRTDICKNEYLEARKASLQGVLLPECSTLPHKDSKQGKNCISKLKGNAQRNTKPVVGKNATPMNACYKDRGEDFRANVSVTEKGLKCQHWNATKPHHHILSPTEYPELAGGHNFCRNPGGKKEKPWCFTTDVDFKFDYCDIPSCDKTSTTPPSIQIVSILYTVIPCLLFAIIFSLVVIFICWRYHKQIIYQAAQTAATPLVPVVGKSSYPKIKEMRRETVRFIKDVGEGEFGKLYKGEVLEKVEGIQTRAILAKVLRNSSSARNRETFLRQAETWSKFSHPNVISIVGMCYNGPPTCILYECIEYGTLHDYLVENSPLEGAVDDDEDPEPLNYYDQLQIAIQIAAGMNYVSQHNYIHGDLAARNCMVGPRMTVKITDMALSRNPFSDDYCRVPNRPPMPIRWMAPEGVLNYRFTVETDIWSFGVVLWEIFSFGSRPHEGCSDEEVMDHIREHVLLPCPADCPARIFFLMKECWDILPPSRPRFSTIYTQLCALRWDTNGPREPLEKFERECFHVDV
- the LOC131783398 gene encoding inactive tyrosine-protein kinase transmembrane receptor ROR1-like isoform X1, which codes for MRFPASKYLFWGFCLWILSGNFLSGFQHKRSLDSSSSHLSNDTRSCSDCKAPEFDKPLQNRTVVRGKKVLLKCYASGNPKPEVTWYRNGKAIRNKSGPFSIIERNGSFRLKIRMVELSDAGWYICVANNSFGRAQTQAYLTVNNVNPKSTPHKPTLENKPSSSAPLASTTQVKCSVLATEHPQQANPGYSTRDEGQDKPTSGGLDIDPLPSLPENGSCVIYNGTICEKLLKGQPIFVRSYEKLENIEKKISIAYSRIQDYKKISKQCRPFVQPLLCHFNFPSCDKTSSVPTPRHICYEKCEFLRTDICKNEYLEARKASLQGVLLPECSTLPHKDSKQGKNCISKLKGNAQRNTKPVVGKNATPMNACYKDRGEDFRANVSVTEKGLKCQHWNATKPHHHILSPTEYPELAGGHNFCRNPGGKKEKPWCFTTDVDFKFDYCDIPSCDKTSTTPPSIQIVSILYTVIPCLLFAIIFSLVVIFICWRYHKQIIYQAAQTAATPLVPVVGKSSYPKIKEMRRETVRFIKDVGEGEFGKLYKGEVLEKVEGIQTRAILAKVLRNSSSARNRETFLRQAETWSKFSHPNVISIVGMCYNGPPTCILYECIEYGTLHDYLVENSPLEGAVDDDEDPEPLNYYDQLQIAIQIAAGMNYVSQHNYIHGDLAARNCMVGPRMTVKITDMALSRNPFSDDYCRVPNRPPMPIRWMAPEGVLNYRFTVETDIWSFGVVLWEIFSFGSRPHEGCSDEEVMDHIREHVLLPCPADCPARIFFLMKECWDILPPSRPRFSTIYTQLCALRWDTNGPREPLEKFERECFHVDV